A single window of Balaenoptera acutorostrata chromosome X, mBalAcu1.1, whole genome shotgun sequence DNA harbors:
- the TMEM187 gene encoding transmembrane protein 187 gives MKPESGQALFHVALVSCLCAATVHTGVFAGVSVQVGYEHYAEAPVASLPAFLAMPFNSLVNVAYVLLGMYWLQSKASAPGGPTEARKACYLKDVFAGMALVYGPVQWLRIAMQTRPTAVLDQWLTLPIFAWPVAWCLCLDGGWKPWRLLAVEGLSLCSYSLALLHPCGFEVALGVHVAAAVGQALRTQGRHGSASSGTYLALGVLSCLGFVVLKLCDHELSQWHLFQRLTGHFWSKVCDVLQFHFAFLFLTNLNTCRRRPPAEKVR, from the coding sequence ATGAAGCCCGAGTCGGGGCAGGCCCTCTTCCACGTGGCCCTGGTCAGCTGCCTCTGCGCGGCCACCGTCCACACCGGTGTTTTCGCAGGTGTCTCTGTCCAAGTGGGCTATGAGCACTACGCCGAAGCGCCGGTCGccagcctccctgccttcctggcCATGCCCTTCAACTCGCTCGTTAACGTGGCCTACGTGCTCCTGGGGATGTACTGGCTGCAGAGCAAGGCCAGCGCCCCGGGGGGCCCCACAGAGGCACGGAAGGCTTGCTACCTGAAGGACGTCTTTGCGGGCATGGCCCTGGTCTATGGCCCGGTTCAGTGGCTGCGCATTGCGATGCAGACGCGCCCCACCGCCGTGCTGGACCAGTGGCTCACCTTGCCCATCTTTGCGTGGCCGGTGGCCTGGTGCCTCTGCCTGGACGGGGGCTGGAAGCCCTGGCGGCTCCTGGCCGTCGAGGGCCTCTCCCTGTGCAGTTACAGCCTGGCCCTGCTGCACCCCTGTGGGTTTGAGGTGGCGCTGGGCGTACACGTCGCAGCAGCTGTGGGGCAGGCCCTGCGCACTCAGGGGCGCCACGGCAGCGCTTCCTCGGGAACGTACTTGGCTCTGGGCGTGCTCTCCTGCCTGGGTTTTGTGGTCCTCAAGCTGTGTGACCACGAGCTCTCGCAGTGGCACCTCTTCCAGCGGCTCACGGGCCACTTCTGGTCCAAAGTCTGCGATGTGCTCCAGTTCCACTTTGCCTTCTTGTTCCTGACCAACTTAAACACCTGCCGAAGACGCCCTC